ATTAAAGCCAGCATCATTTGCATTAAGACGACGAATATTGATAGATTCAGACATAACTACTTCCCTATTACCGTTTTAAATTGTTCAACGATTTGCTGGATATGTGTAAACTTGGTTTTATATGCATGTTGGTTCACAATTAACCTAGAGCTGATATGTGCAATATGCTCAAGGGGTTTTAAGTGATTCGCTTTTAAAGTGTTGCCTGTATCGACCAGGTCAACAATCCGGTCAGCCAGACCAATTAACGGCGCTAGTTCCATTGAGCCATATAGTTTGATCAAATCAACTTGCTGGCCTTGCTGAGCATAATAAGCACGCGCTGAATTAACATATTTGGTCGCAATTTTTAAGCGATGACCGTGGGGTTTTTCATCAACTGGCCCAGCTACCATTAAGCGACACTTAGCGATTTGTAAGTCAAGCAGCTCATACAAGTTATCGGAAGGCGCTTCCATGAGCACATCTTTACCTGCAACGCCTATGTCAGCCGCGCCATAGGCTACATAAGTGGGTGCATCCGTTGTCCTAACCACAAGCAAGCGAACATTGGGTTGGGTGGTCTCTAAAATCAATTTACGGCTCGTATCAGGATCATCCAAAGGCTCTATGCCTGCGGCTTTTAACAGCGGCAAGGTGTCTTTAAAAATCCGGCCTTTTGAAAGCGCAATCGTGAGTGTTTGATTCGATAAGTTTAACATAGCTTTTTACCTTAAGAACTTAAACGTTGAATATCAACGCCAAGTCGATGAAATTTTTCTTCGATTCGTTCATAACCACGATCTATATGGTAAATTCGACTGACTACTGTTTTACCCTCAGCAACCAAGGCCGCAATAATTAAACAAGCCGAAGCGCGCAAATCCGTTGCCACAACCTCTGCCCCTTTGAGACTATCCGAGCCCAAAGTGACCGCTTCATTTCCCGTTAATTCAATCTTTGCCCCCATTTTTTCTAACTCAGCTACATGCATATAGCGGTTTTCGAAAATGGTTTCTTTTACCTTGCCCTGTCCTTGGGCAATAGCATTCATTACCAAAAACTGGGCTTGCATATCCGTTGGAAACAATGGGTAGGGCTGAGTTTCAATATCCACAGCTTTTAATCGACGTCCTCGCATATCAAGTGTAATCGTGTCTTTAGTCGTTGTAATAAGCGCCCCAGCCTGCTCAAACTTTTCTAATACCGAACTAAGGTGGGTTGGTTCAACCTCTGTGACCGTAACACAGCCCTGAGTCACTGCCGCTGCGGCTAAATAGGTGCCTGCTTCAATACGATCAGGTATTACACGATAATCGACCCCTTGCAGCGCAGAAACACCCTCAATTTCAATTGTAGGCGTACCGCCACCCGATACCTTCGCCCCCATTGCATTCAAGAAATTGGCTAAATCAACGACTTCAGGCTCACAGGCCGCATTACGTAAAATGGTTTTACCCCTGGCTAATACAGCCGCCATGATTAGGTTTTCACTACCGGTCACCGTAACAATAGGCATAGTGATATCTGCCCCGCGAAGCCCCTCTTTTGCCTGCGCAATTATAAAACCTTCTTCAATTTGAATGTTTGCTCCCATCTGGCGCATCCCTTCAATATGGATATCTACCGGGCGCGAACCTATCGCACAGCCACCGGGCAATGCCACTTTCGCCACACCAAAACGCGACAACAAGGGCCCCATAACCAAAATTGAAGCACGCATGGTTTTTACCAGTTCATAGGGGGCTTCTTTACTATGCAAGTCTGAACAGTCCAAGGTAATATTCAGCCGCTCATCCATCATCACACTACAGCCCATAGTTGCTAAAAGCTGCAAGCTCGTTGTCACATCGCGCAAATGAGGTACATTTGATAGGGTTACGGGCGTTTCAGCTAGCAAACAGCCCATCAAAATCGGCAAAGCCGCATTTTTTGATCCAGAAATTTGAATTTGACCGGAAATAACTGACGGCCCTAGAATTACAAGCTTATCCATTAACTCTGCTCAGGTAAACGTGTTTTAATTGACAAGGCATGTAACTCACCCGAGTCAAATTGTGCTTTGAAGATATCGTTAACGAGTCGATGACGTTTAATTGGTGGCAATCCAACAAAATTCTCCGATGTCACCTCCACAGCAAAGTTACAGTCTGCACCAGACATCTTCACTTGACTGCCAGGCAGGGCTTGATGAATCATTTGTTGAATTTTTTCAGGGGACATAGTTCAATACCAAAAAATTTTTAATGGCGTATTTTAACGCCTTTCACCAATAAAATCAGATTTATCACCGTTACAAAAACTAAAAAACCTAAGGTGATAATCAAACTTAAGTATACAGACACATCGGATTGCGCGTAAAAACCAAAACGAAACCCATCTACCATATAGAAAAAAGGGTTAAACATAGATAGTATTTGCCAAAAAGGCGGTAGGGATTGAATAGAATAAAAAACACCACTTAAAAACGTTAGAGGCATAATGATAAAGTTTTGAAATGCGGCAAGATGGTCATATTTTTCTGACACGATCCCAGCAATTAGACCGACCCCACCCAATAAAGCCGCGCTTAAAACAGCAAACAGCAGGACCCAAAACACAGAATGCCACTGCAGATCAAAGCCTACCCAGCCAACTAGCAATACACCCAGACCTACCGCTAGACCGCGCACAATCGCAGCGCCGATAAACGCGATATAAAGTTCTAGGGGTGAAATGGGGCTTACCAGTACAAAACTTAAATTACCATACATTTTTGACTGAATAATACTGGATGATGAGTTGGAAAATGAATTTTGCAAAATCGCCATCATCACCAGGCCTGGTATTAAAAACTGACTGTAATTTAATCCACTAAAACCATCCAAGCGGGTGTCGAGAACCTGGCCAAAAATTAGCAAAAACAATAGGGTGGATACAATGGGCGCAAAAACAGTTTGTACTGAAACCGAATAAAAACGACCCACTTCTTTTTTAAAAAACGCCCAACAACCATACCAATTCACAATTGCGCTCCTGTCAGGTCTAAAAACACCTCTTCAAGAGACGCATCACGACTGGTTAAATCTTTAATATTTAACCCATCTTGTTGCAACCAAGCCAATACCTGCTCCATCGCTAAACTTTTCTCAATTTTAAACAATAACGCGTTCGCTTCACGCTCCACTAAACGCAAGGCTAATTCACTTGATATGGACTGCGGATTAAAGCTGCCTTGCTCTGGCAAGGTGATCCGCAAATAACGATAAGGGTGTCGTGCTAGCAGTGCTTGGGTTTTCTCTAATGCCTTCACCTCACCCTTTTGCATAATTGCAACCTGATCACACAACGCCTCAGCCTCTTCAAGGTAATGGGTGGTTAAGATAATAGTGTGTCCCGCAGCATGTAACTCGCGTGCGAACGCCCATAATGTTCGGCGTAAATCAACATCTACCCCCGCTGTCGGCTCATCCAATACCAAAACAGCAGGCTTATGAACTAACGCCATGGCAATTAAAACTCGACGTTTCATTCCACCGGATAATTGAGCGGTTTGTGCATCCGACTTGTCTGCTAATGCCAAACGCTCTAATAACTCATCAACCCAAGCCCACTGTTCACGCCCGCGCAATCCAAAATAACCTGACTGAACACGTAACAAATCCCGAATAGAAAAGAATGGATCAGAGATCAATTCCTGAGGCACCAAACCCAAGGAACGTCGCGCTTGTCGATATTCTTTTTGTACATCATAGCCCATGACACTAATTTCACCCGAACTCGGCACCACAAGACTCGACATGGCGTTAATCAACGTCGATTTGCCTGCACCATTTGGCCCAAGCAAACCAAAAAATGATCCCTGATTGACCTCAAAACTAATAGCATTAAGCGCTTGTAACTCACCAAACGATTTTGATACAGCTTTAAAAGCTACTGCTGCTTGCTTATCACTCATTAAGATGCACGCTTTACCAATTCAAACTGGTTATCAAGGTTGTAAAGCTCCAACATCGTAATTAAATGTGCAGGCGGCGATAAAAGCACCAAAGGGCAATTTTTTCCTTGCTGAAGTTCAAGCAACAAGGCAATACCCGCACTATCCAAAGCCTTAACCCCTGATAAATCAACCTGTTTAAGCTCAGACAAGGAAGACTTACGCAATTCACTGTGCAGTTTAGAAATCTGAGGCAAAACCAAATCTGTAGTAAATACCAGCTTGGCTGCTGAGAACTCGAAATAAGGGCTCAATTACTTAAAATCCTTGTTTCGTTGCTTAAGGTTTGCGATCACCTGTTCTAAACCATGACGTTCAATGTCGGAACTATAGGCTTCTCTAAAGCTCACCAGTACACTGATCCCCTCAATAATGATGTCATAAATCATCCAATGCCCGGTATCTTTTTCTTTAAAAACACGATAAACCACTTCAGCTGAAACACCCGAGCCCTGAATAATTCGGGTAGGAATCAATACGCGATCATTACCATCAGGAATAGGCGCAGCGACGTCAATTCTATCAATATCAAATTTTAATAAGCTCGACGAATAGGAGCGCAACATACTTTTTGTAAACTCATCAACAAAATCCTGCTGCTGCTGCTCACTCGCATTGCGCCATGGCCGACCTACAATAAAGCGTGCCATTCTTGGTGTATCTATATAAGGCAACGCATATTTCTCTGTAAACGCTTGCAACTCTGATGGCTTATTGGCAAGTTCAACAGCGCGTTCTTTTAGTTCTGGCAAAATAACCCGCGATAAATCAATAATCATTTGTTGCGGATCTTGCTGGTTTACTTGTGCCGCTACTTGCCCAAATGACAAAATCAAAGCCATAAAAGGCGCCACACCCCATGCTATACGTTTTTTCATTTACCGCCTCCTTCTGTCAAACTGACTAATAAACGTCCGATTAAATTTTCCAACACCAATGCTGACTGCGTATAGTAAATTCGACTACCCTCTTCAAGTAACTCATCATCAGCCCCCACCTCAAGCCCAATGTACTGACTTCCAAGTAAACCCGAAGTTAAGATCATAGCAGAGGTATCGGTTGGCAAGTCATCAAATTCCCTGTAAATATCCATGACAACTCGTGCTCGGTAGGTCACGGGGTCAATAGCAATTCCCGTCACGCGACCCACCACTACGCCACTAATCTTAACCGGTGCGCGTACCGTCAACCCTCCCACATTTGAAAATAACGCATCCACTTGATAAGTCGCCTTGTTTTGCAAAGCACTATAATTACTCACTTTTAAAGCAATAAACAAGGTTGACAACAAGGTTATCAATACCAGTATACCCACCCAAACTTCAAACTTAACTTGACGACTCATCTTCTATCCTTACGTAAACATCATGGAAGTTAACACAAAATCCAAACCTAGCACCCACAAGGAGGACTGAACCACAGTCCGTGTTGTTGCACTGCTCACCCCCTCCGATGTAGGCATGGCTTCATAACCTTGGAATAATGAAATCAACGCAATCAAGACCCCAAATACAATGGCTTTAATTAAGCCATTGATGACGTCATCACGCCAATCAACATGCAGCTGCATTTGTGCCCAAAAAGCACCTTCATCCACGCCTAACCAGCCGACGGTAACTAAGTAACCACCAAACACACCGACCGCAATAAATACTAAAGCCAGCATGGGTAAAGCAATAATACAAGCAAGGATACGAGGGGCAATTACATACTTCATCGGATCAATGGCCATCATTTCCAAAGCAGAAAGTTGCTCGGTTGACTTCATTAAGCCCACCTCAGCTGTTAATGCTGAACCCGCTCGCCCTGCAAAAAGCAAGGCTGCCACAACAGGTCCCAGTTCTCGGATAAGTGATAAAGCGGTCATGCTGCCGACCATTTCTTCAGAGTTAAAGGTTGAAAGAATATAGTGCCCCTGAAGACCCAGTACCATACCAACAAATAAACCTGCGGTTAAAATAATGGGCAAAGAAAGCACACCTACGAAGTAGACTTGCTTGGCCAAAAGGCGGATATGCGTAAACGCATAACCCAAGGCCGGGAAAACCGATAGCACAAACAAACCTAACTGCCCCAAGCTTTGCAAACGCAATAGGGTAATCGAACCTAATTTAGCCAGCCAGATCATTTTTGACCCCCACTTGGCTGAGCCAATTTTTCAGACCAACTTTCAACAGGATAGTGAAGAGGCACGGGACCGTCAGCCAAGCCTTGTAAAAACTGCTGCACATAGGCTGATTCCGATTGCTGTAAGTCCTCAGGGGTTCCCTGCGCAATAATTCGCCCTTCTGATAACACGCAGGCATAGTCTGCAATAGACATGACCTCCCCTACATCATGGGACACAACCACACTAGTTAAATCTAAGCTTTGATTCATTTTTTTTATCAGCGCAACCAATACGCCCATGGTAATCGGATCTTGGCCCGCAAAAGGTTCATCGTAAAAAAGCATTTCAGGATCAAGGATGAGTGCGCGCGCCAAGGCAACACGCCTTGCCATACCGCCCGATAATTCTGCAGGCTTTAAAGCGACTGCACCACGCAAACCAACAGACTCCAACTTCATCCACACCATTTTTTCAATTAGTAAATCGGATAAATCAAAATGCTCTCTTAATGGAAAAGCGACGTTATCGAATACAGTTAAATCGGTTAGTAATGCGCCAGACTGAAATAACATGCCCATACGCTGGCGTAATCGATATAAATCTGTTCGTTTCAATTGATTTACGTCTAACCCATCGACCAAAATCTTTCCACTTTCAGGTTTCAATTGCCCGGCAATTAATTTAAGCAACGTCGTTTTTCCGGTGCCGCTTGGCCCCATAATCGCCGTCACTTTACCTCGTGGAATACTAAGGGTTAAATCATCAAAGATTTTACGCCCCCCACGACTAAATGATACGTTTTCTATCTGAATCAATTTGGACAAAACAATATCCCTTGAAAAGTAAAAGTAAGCGTTAATTCAATAACCCATTAGCTCTGAGAGTGTTTTTAAATTCTGCAACTGATTCATCTTAATGGATTCGCCGCCAACAAAAAAGCTGTAAGCGGTATTTTTATCAGGCAAACTCAAGACAAAATCTTGCAAGCAGGCTTTTTGTTGCTTCAGATCAGCAGGTAAACCCTCTAACCAACCACAAGGTTCACCACTAAGAACCCAGTTTTGAAAAGACCATTGCCAGCCTTCTAAACGCAAGGTCTTACTCACCCGTGTCACCAGGCCTGGTAGCCGGTCAATGGCGGCTTGATCCATTCGATCATCAAACACCAAAAAACCGATCAGCGTTGATTCTAATGTCAATTTTATACGCGCAATAACAGATTCAGCCTGTGACTGCCAAAATTCAATTTTTAGAAACACAACAGAATCATCTCGCCGACAGTTTACTAACTCTTCAGTCTCCGCATCAGACCATCGCATCCATTCATCCTGAGCAACGAGAACGGTTCTAAAATCATTAAAGTAAAAATCAAAACGCCAATCCTCAGGTAACCCGTCTGGATAATAGTGCTCAATTAACTCGGGTCGCTGCCAACCGTCCACACCCACAGATAAATTAGTTAACATTATCTTTCCTCATAAATATTTTTTATCGCTAGGTCAAATTTTGTATAATACGCAAAATTTAAAAATCAATAGTCTATAGCGAGCCCGCAATTATGTCGACTGTATTAATTCTACCCACGATTATGCTTATCGTTGGATTAGCTTTGCTTGTCTGGAGTTCTGACTTTTTTATCGATGGCGCAGCCAGCATCGCCGTGCGCTACAATGTATCCCCCATCATTATCGGAGCGGTCATTATTGGATTTGGCACATCAAGCCCAGAAATTGTCGTTGCGATTATCGCCTCGCTAGAGGGCAACCCTGGCCTAGCGGTTGGCAACGCGGTCGGCTCCAATATCACCAACATTGGCTTAGTTCTTGGCGTAACCGCTTTAATTGCCTCCATTGCCGTTAAATCCAATTTTATCCGACGCGAAATGCCCATCCTATTAGTTATCACCGCACTGACGGTTGTACTAATGATGGATTACAAGCTAGGCGTAATGGACGGTATCATTCTACTCGCAATACTGACGATAACGCTAACCTGGATTATTCGTCGCAACAAACAAGTTGCTCCTGATGACCCCCTAGCCTCCGAAATCAATCAAGGACTTGAAAAACTCCCAAAGTTTAGCAAAGCCCGCAGCATGTTTTATCTATTGGGTGGATTAGTTCTACTGGTGATTAGTGCACGAATGATGGTATGGGGTGCAGTAGAAATTGCAGAGTTCTTTGAAGTTCCTGACTTAATTATTGGCTTAACCATCATTGCAATCGGTACCAGCCTACCTGAATTAGCCGCCTCTATTAGCGCCGCTTTAAAGGGCGAGGTTGATATGATGATAGGCAATATACTTGGGTCAAATCTATTTAACCTACTCGCTGTTTTGGCCGTACCTGCCATTCTTGCCCCTTCACTGATTGATAACGACTTATTAAAACGAGACCTGCCTATTTTGCTGGGCTTTACTGTCGCCATGTTATTAGTCGCGCTACCCAGGAAAGGCAGCGCCACAATCTATAGAGTCGAAGGGGTTTTCTTATTAACGCTATTTTTTGGTTACCTAACTTTGCTATACTTCAATACAGTAACCTAACGTTATTAAACTAACTGATAAGCGATCATTATGAATAACCTTAACATTAAAGCTGAAAAGATAAAGCTACTCCTACTTGACGTTGACGGTGTTTTAACTGACAACCGTCTTATTTATGGCGATGACGGTCAAGAATACAAAGCTTTTTATACGCGTGATGGCCTTGCGATGGTATTGATTCAAAAAAGCGGTATTGAGATCGGTATCATTACTGGACGCACCTCCGAGCTAGTCAAAAAACGAATGCAAGATTTAAAAATAAAGCATCTTTACCAAGGCGTTCCCGACAAACTGCCAACATTTGAGACCTTAATGGATAAATTGGCTATTTCACTTGATGAAGTTGCCTATATGGGTGATGACATTTTGGATCTCCCAATCCTTCGCCGAGTAGGTCTGTCCGCCTGCCCAAAAGACAGCGATCCTGAAGTAATCAGCCGTGTTGACTTTGTTAGCGGGTTTGAAGGCGGCCGTGGTGCTGTCCGTGAATTCTGTGAACTCATTATGAAAGCCCAAGGTCATTGGCAAACTCACATGGGTTTTTATCTGAGATAACGATGCAATTCAAATCTGGCGTCCTGATTATTGCTTTGCTAGGCCTCAGCGCGTTAGCCTTCACGCTATACAACAATCCCGAGCAAGGCCTGTACAGCCCCAGCCAACTTAGTCAAAATGATTGGAAAATTGAACAGGTTCAAAGCTGGCAACTCAACGCGAATGGAGTTCAACACTACCTAGAAGCCAAAAACCTTCGCCAACAAGACGATACTGTATTCGTCACCCTTCCCTATCTAGTTCGTGACACCCTTGACCAGCGCATGATAATAAAAAGTGCTCAAGCTCAAATTGAACAGCAAACTCTATTTGAATTTAAAGGCAAGGTTCAAGTGGAACATTTTTTAACTAACCAAAACACACCACGCAACGTGAACCTACTGAATACCGAACAACTCAAGTATAATAAAAATACTGAAACCCTATCCAGCCCAGTCGCGGTAACACTTAAATCAAAAAATACCCACACTCAAGGCATAGGGCTAACATTAGACCTTGAGACACAACATACCCGACTTCACTCACAGGTAAAAACAACTCACTATGACATTAACTAACCTTATTATTTTGAAAGCAAGTCTACTTATAATTGCTTTTCTGGGCCTACCCAACCAGGCCTGGTCACAACAGAATCAACCGATTCAAATAGAAGCTGACCAACTAGACAGCCAAGATGCAAAAGGGGTAACCCGCTATACAGGTCAAGTCGTAGTTACTCAAGGCGAGACGATAATAACCGGAGATCAAGTTGAACTCATCCACCCTGGTCGCCAACTCAACACCCTGACCGCTAGCGGAAATCCAGCAACATTTGCGCACTATGACCCCCTTCAGCAAACAAAAATTAATGGCCACGCTCAGACTATCATTTATTATGCCAAGGAACGTAAAATCCATTTAATTGGCAATGCCTTTCTCGCACAACAAGACAGTCATAAAATTCAAGGGCCAAGACTTGTTTATGACCTTAACAGCCAGACGTTAAAAGCAGGCAGCACTGACCAACAAATCGGGCGAGTGCGCATGACCATTGAACCCCCATCACAGGAGGACTAATGGCTCACTTTTATGCACGTGGTCTCGCCAAAAGCTATAAAAAATACAAGGTGGTCACCTCCGTTGATCTTGATGTTTATAGCGGACAGGTTGTAGGTTTACTTGGCCCTAATGGTGCCGGTAAAACCACCACTTTCTACATGATGACTGGACTCGTCCAGCATGATGCGGGTAGCATTATGCTGGACAATCGAGACATTAGCGACCTAAGTATTGATCAACGTGCTCGCCTTGGCATTGGCTACCTTCCCCAAGAGGCTTCAGTTTTTCGCAAATTAACCGTACGCGACAATATCCTTGCGATTCTAGAAATGCGCGCTGAACTGTCCCCATCACAACGCCAACAAAAACTCGACGAATTACTAAACGACCTGCAAATTAACCACATTATTAACCAGCCTGGTCAGGCGCTTTCTGGTGGGGAACGGCGACGTGTTGAAATTGCACGCGCCCTCGCCATGGAGCCTAAATTCATTTTACTGGATGAGCCCTTTGCGGGCGTCGACCCCATTTCGGTAAAAGAGATTCAACAAATTATTGAACATCTTAAATCAAAGCAAATTGGGATACTGATTACTGACCATAACGTTAGAGAGACACTTAGCGTTTGCGACCAAGCCTACATCCTTCACGCAGGAAGCATT
The nucleotide sequence above comes from Thiomicrospira sp. R3. Encoded proteins:
- the hisG gene encoding ATP phosphoribosyltransferase, encoding MLNLSNQTLTIALSKGRIFKDTLPLLKAAGIEPLDDPDTSRKLILETTQPNVRLLVVRTTDAPTYVAYGAADIGVAGKDVLMEAPSDNLYELLDLQIAKCRLMVAGPVDEKPHGHRLKIATKYVNSARAYYAQQGQQVDLIKLYGSMELAPLIGLADRIVDLVDTGNTLKANHLKPLEHIAHISSRLIVNQHAYKTKFTHIQQIVEQFKTVIGK
- the murA gene encoding UDP-N-acetylglucosamine 1-carboxyvinyltransferase, with product MDKLVILGPSVISGQIQISGSKNAALPILMGCLLAETPVTLSNVPHLRDVTTSLQLLATMGCSVMMDERLNITLDCSDLHSKEAPYELVKTMRASILVMGPLLSRFGVAKVALPGGCAIGSRPVDIHIEGMRQMGANIQIEEGFIIAQAKEGLRGADITMPIVTVTGSENLIMAAVLARGKTILRNAACEPEVVDLANFLNAMGAKVSGGGTPTIEIEGVSALQGVDYRVIPDRIEAGTYLAAAAVTQGCVTVTEVEPTHLSSVLEKFEQAGALITTTKDTITLDMRGRRLKAVDIETQPYPLFPTDMQAQFLVMNAIAQGQGKVKETIFENRYMHVAELEKMGAKIELTGNEAVTLGSDSLKGAEVVATDLRASACLIIAALVAEGKTVVSRIYHIDRGYERIEEKFHRLGVDIQRLSS
- a CDS encoding BolA/IbaG family iron-sulfur metabolism protein, producing the protein MSPEKIQQMIHQALPGSQVKMSGADCNFAVEVTSENFVGLPPIKRHRLVNDIFKAQFDSGELHALSIKTRLPEQS
- a CDS encoding ABC transporter permease, whose product is MNWYGCWAFFKKEVGRFYSVSVQTVFAPIVSTLLFLLIFGQVLDTRLDGFSGLNYSQFLIPGLVMMAILQNSFSNSSSSIIQSKMYGNLSFVLVSPISPLELYIAFIGAAIVRGLAVGLGVLLVGWVGFDLQWHSVFWVLLFAVLSAALLGGVGLIAGIVSEKYDHLAAFQNFIIMPLTFLSGVFYSIQSLPPFWQILSMFNPFFYMVDGFRFGFYAQSDVSVYLSLIITLGFLVFVTVINLILLVKGVKIRH
- a CDS encoding ABC transporter ATP-binding protein, with protein sequence MSDKQAAVAFKAVSKSFGELQALNAISFEVNQGSFFGLLGPNGAGKSTLINAMSSLVVPSSGEISVMGYDVQKEYRQARRSLGLVPQELISDPFFSIRDLLRVQSGYFGLRGREQWAWVDELLERLALADKSDAQTAQLSGGMKRRVLIAMALVHKPAVLVLDEPTAGVDVDLRRTLWAFARELHAAGHTIILTTHYLEEAEALCDQVAIMQKGEVKALEKTQALLARHPYRYLRITLPEQGSFNPQSISSELALRLVEREANALLFKIEKSLAMEQVLAWLQQDGLNIKDLTSRDASLEEVFLDLTGAQL
- a CDS encoding STAS domain-containing protein; amino-acid sequence: MSPYFEFSAAKLVFTTDLVLPQISKLHSELRKSSLSELKQVDLSGVKALDSAGIALLLELQQGKNCPLVLLSPPAHLITMLELYNLDNQFELVKRAS
- a CDS encoding ABC transporter substrate-binding protein — encoded protein: MKKRIAWGVAPFMALILSFGQVAAQVNQQDPQQMIIDLSRVILPELKERAVELANKPSELQAFTEKYALPYIDTPRMARFIVGRPWRNASEQQQQDFVDEFTKSMLRSYSSSLLKFDIDRIDVAAPIPDGNDRVLIPTRIIQGSGVSAEVVYRVFKEKDTGHWMIYDIIIEGISVLVSFREAYSSDIERHGLEQVIANLKQRNKDFK
- the mlaD gene encoding outer membrane lipid asymmetry maintenance protein MlaD, encoding MSRQVKFEVWVGILVLITLLSTLFIALKVSNYSALQNKATYQVDALFSNVGGLTVRAPVKISGVVVGRVTGIAIDPVTYRARVVMDIYREFDDLPTDTSAMILTSGLLGSQYIGLEVGADDELLEEGSRIYYTQSALVLENLIGRLLVSLTEGGGK
- the mlaE gene encoding lipid asymmetry maintenance ABC transporter permease subunit MlaE, which gives rise to MIWLAKLGSITLLRLQSLGQLGLFVLSVFPALGYAFTHIRLLAKQVYFVGVLSLPIILTAGLFVGMVLGLQGHYILSTFNSEEMVGSMTALSLIRELGPVVAALLFAGRAGSALTAEVGLMKSTEQLSALEMMAIDPMKYVIAPRILACIIALPMLALVFIAVGVFGGYLVTVGWLGVDEGAFWAQMQLHVDWRDDVINGLIKAIVFGVLIALISLFQGYEAMPTSEGVSSATTRTVVQSSLWVLGLDFVLTSMMFT
- a CDS encoding ATP-binding cassette domain-containing protein, with the translated sequence MSKLIQIENVSFSRGGRKIFDDLTLSIPRGKVTAIMGPSGTGKTTLLKLIAGQLKPESGKILVDGLDVNQLKRTDLYRLRQRMGMLFQSGALLTDLTVFDNVAFPLREHFDLSDLLIEKMVWMKLESVGLRGAVALKPAELSGGMARRVALARALILDPEMLFYDEPFAGQDPITMGVLVALIKKMNQSLDLTSVVVSHDVGEVMSIADYACVLSEGRIIAQGTPEDLQQSESAYVQQFLQGLADGPVPLHYPVESWSEKLAQPSGGQK
- a CDS encoding calcium/sodium antiporter yields the protein MSTVLILPTIMLIVGLALLVWSSDFFIDGAASIAVRYNVSPIIIGAVIIGFGTSSPEIVVAIIASLEGNPGLAVGNAVGSNITNIGLVLGVTALIASIAVKSNFIRREMPILLVITALTVVLMMDYKLGVMDGIILLAILTITLTWIIRRNKQVAPDDPLASEINQGLEKLPKFSKARSMFYLLGGLVLLVISARMMVWGAVEIAEFFEVPDLIIGLTIIAIGTSLPELAASISAALKGEVDMMIGNILGSNLFNLLAVLAVPAILAPSLIDNDLLKRDLPILLGFTVAMLLVALPRKGSATIYRVEGVFLLTLFFGYLTLLYFNTVT
- a CDS encoding HAD-IIIA family hydrolase, which translates into the protein MNNLNIKAEKIKLLLLDVDGVLTDNRLIYGDDGQEYKAFYTRDGLAMVLIQKSGIEIGIITGRTSELVKKRMQDLKIKHLYQGVPDKLPTFETLMDKLAISLDEVAYMGDDILDLPILRRVGLSACPKDSDPEVISRVDFVSGFEGGRGAVREFCELIMKAQGHWQTHMGFYLR
- the lptC gene encoding LPS export ABC transporter periplasmic protein LptC, which encodes MQFKSGVLIIALLGLSALAFTLYNNPEQGLYSPSQLSQNDWKIEQVQSWQLNANGVQHYLEAKNLRQQDDTVFVTLPYLVRDTLDQRMIIKSAQAQIEQQTLFEFKGKVQVEHFLTNQNTPRNVNLLNTEQLKYNKNTETLSSPVAVTLKSKNTHTQGIGLTLDLETQHTRLHSQVKTTHYDIN
- the lptA gene encoding lipopolysaccharide transport periplasmic protein LptA, with the translated sequence MTLTNLIILKASLLIIAFLGLPNQAWSQQNQPIQIEADQLDSQDAKGVTRYTGQVVVTQGETIITGDQVELIHPGRQLNTLTASGNPATFAHYDPLQQTKINGHAQTIIYYAKERKIHLIGNAFLAQQDSHKIQGPRLVYDLNSQTLKAGSTDQQIGRVRMTIEPPSQED
- the lptB gene encoding LPS export ABC transporter ATP-binding protein: MAHFYARGLAKSYKKYKVVTSVDLDVYSGQVVGLLGPNGAGKTTTFYMMTGLVQHDAGSIMLDNRDISDLSIDQRARLGIGYLPQEASVFRKLTVRDNILAILEMRAELSPSQRQQKLDELLNDLQINHIINQPGQALSGGERRRVEIARALAMEPKFILLDEPFAGVDPISVKEIQQIIEHLKSKQIGILITDHNVRETLSVCDQAYILHAGSILAKGEPDAVLNHPDVRRVYLGEHFRA